One Panicum virgatum strain AP13 chromosome 9K, P.virgatum_v5, whole genome shotgun sequence genomic region harbors:
- the LOC120649139 gene encoding uncharacterized protein YacP isoform X1: MVGSAACSASATVVAMAKGNGKGRGGASAGTNKVIRPPRITSNVKQSLRILKFWKEYERKQTSGPQPATRYRKKKVIKEVLPDDADIYEDPSSTLQLTNEGLEIASPVILVDGYNVCGYWGKLKKDFMNGRQEIARQMLIDELVSFSAVREVKVVVVFDAANSGLSTHKETYKGVDVVYSADLSADSWIEKEVEALVADGCPKVWVVTSDALEQQLAHGEGALIWSSKRLVKEIKESEKELDLELKETRSTSLQGKLLQHKLNPKVVHALKGLRNKLEEQERQKK; encoded by the exons ATGGTGGGCTCGGCCGCCTGCTCCGCGTCCGCCACCGTGGTGGCGATGGCCAAGGGCAACGGCaagggcaggggcggcgcctcCGCGGGCACCAACAAG GTGATACGGCCTCCTAGAATTACATCTAATGTTAAGCAGAGCTTGAGGATTCTAAAATTTTGGAAG GAGTATGAAAGGAAGCAAACAAGTGGACCTCAGCCTGCTACTAGATACCGCAAAAAGAAAGTAATAAAAGAGGTGCTTCCTGATGACGCAGACATCTATGAGGACCCTTCTTCCACCCTTCAATT GACAAATGAGGGTTTGGAAATTGCTTCACCGGTTATTCTTGTCGACGGCTACAATGTATGTGGCTACTGGGGAAAGCTTAAGAAGGATTTCATGAATGGGAGACAAGAAATTGCTAGACAAATGCTAATTGATGAGCTGGTATCTTTCAGTGCAGTAAGAG AGGTAAAAGTTGTTGTGGTATTTGATGCTGCCAATTCAGGGCTTTCTACGCATAAGGAAACATATAAAGG GGTTGATGTTGTATATTCTGCCGACTTATCTGCTGATTCTTGGATTGAGAAGGAG GTTGAAGCTTTGGTAGCAGATGGTTGCCCGAAAGTATGGGTTGTAACATCCGATGCATTGGAGCAACAATTAGCACATGGAGAA GGTGCTCTTATCTGGAGCTCTAAAAGATTGGTCAAAGAG ATAAAAGAATCAGAAAAGGAACTTGATCTAGAGCTGAAGGAAACCAG GTCAACTTCACTGCAAGGAAAACTTTTGCAGCACAAGCTGAATCCAAAAGTAGTACATGCATTAAAAGGTCTCAGGAATAAACTTGAAGAACAAGAGCGGCAGAAGAAGTGA
- the LOC120649139 gene encoding uncharacterized protein LOC120649139 isoform X2 has product MVGSAACSASATVVAMAKGNGKGRGGASAGTNKVIRPPRITSNVKQSLRILKFWKEYERKQTSGPQPATRYRKKKVIKEVLPDDADIYEDPSSTLQLTNEGLEIASPVILVDGYNVCGYWGKLKKDFMNGRQEIARQMLIDELVSFSAVREVKVVVVFDAANSGLSTHKETYKGVDVVYSADLSADSWIEKEVHFGIAHRKHCLEFLFRIIYGGTHQFKIKAKKALMYEACMTRSKIIGII; this is encoded by the exons ATGGTGGGCTCGGCCGCCTGCTCCGCGTCCGCCACCGTGGTGGCGATGGCCAAGGGCAACGGCaagggcaggggcggcgcctcCGCGGGCACCAACAAG GTGATACGGCCTCCTAGAATTACATCTAATGTTAAGCAGAGCTTGAGGATTCTAAAATTTTGGAAG GAGTATGAAAGGAAGCAAACAAGTGGACCTCAGCCTGCTACTAGATACCGCAAAAAGAAAGTAATAAAAGAGGTGCTTCCTGATGACGCAGACATCTATGAGGACCCTTCTTCCACCCTTCAATT GACAAATGAGGGTTTGGAAATTGCTTCACCGGTTATTCTTGTCGACGGCTACAATGTATGTGGCTACTGGGGAAAGCTTAAGAAGGATTTCATGAATGGGAGACAAGAAATTGCTAGACAAATGCTAATTGATGAGCTGGTATCTTTCAGTGCAGTAAGAG AGGTAAAAGTTGTTGTGGTATTTGATGCTGCCAATTCAGGGCTTTCTACGCATAAGGAAACATATAAAGG GGTTGATGTTGTATATTCTGCCGACTTATCTGCTGATTCTTGGATTGAGAAGGAGGTACATTTTGGAATTGCACATCGGAAGCATTGCCTAGAGTTCCTTTTTAGAATTATATATGGTGGTACTCATCAGTTCAAAATTAAGGCAAAAAAAGCCCTAATGTATGAGGCATGCATGACTAGAAGTAAAATTATTGGAATTATTTGA